The Gammaproteobacteria bacterium DNA window GTAGGGTTCATGAATCTCTTCACCGACTTGCTTTAAAATAACTTCCGGCCTGGAGACTCCCAGCTCATAACCTTCGCGGCGCATGTTCTCTATCAATATGGACAAATGCAGCTCACCACGACCGGACACTTTAAACTTATCCGGGTCATCGGTACTGTTCACTCGCAAGGCTACATTGTGCACCAATTCCCGATCCAGTCGCTCGCGAATTTGGCGGCTGGTTAGGAATTTACCGTCCTTGCCCGCAAAAGGAGAATTATTTACCTGAAAGGTCATGCTGACGGTAGGCTCATCCACTGTGAGAGGAGGCAAAGCTTCCACTGCGTTAGGACTGCAAAGCGTATCAGAAATACCCAGCCTCTCTATACCGGTAAAAGCGATTATGTCACCACCCTGGGCTTCCGGAATCTCCACCCGCTCCAAACCAAGGAAACCGAATATCTGTAATACTCGACCGTTACGAGTTTTACCGTCCCGATCAATAATGGTGACAGGCGTATTGGTCTTTACTCTACCGCGATTAATGCGACCAATACCGATGACTCCCACATAGCTGTTGTAATCCAGAGAGCTGACCTGTATTTGCAAAGGCCCATCCAGATCCACTTGTGGCGCTTGAACCTTTTGCACAATAGTCTCAAAAATAGGCGTCATATCGCCTTCCTTAACATCGGCATCATAGCCGGCAAAGCCATTGAGACCGGAAGCATACACCACAGGAAAATCCAGCTGATCATCATTGGCCCCTAAGCGATCAAACAGATCAAAGGTCTGATCCAGCACCCAGTCCGGCCGAGCACCGGGACGGTCAATTTTGTTGATCACCACTATGGGTTTAAGGCCGTGTTCCAGTGCTTTTTGGGTAACAAAGCGGGTTTGCGGCATAGGTCCTTCCACCGCATCCACCAATAACAATACGGAATCCACCATGGATAACACCCGTTCCACCTCGCCACCGAAGTCTGCGTGTCCGGGGGTGTCTACAATATTGATGCGATAGTCTCTCCATTTGATAGCAGTGTTCTTGGACAAAATGGTGATACCACGCTCTTTTTCCAGGTCATTGGAATCCATGACCCGTTCCTGAGTTTCACCACGGCTCACCAGTGTCCCGGACTGCTGTAACAGCTTGTCCACTAAGGTGGTTTTTCCATGGTCGACGTGGGCGATAATGGCAATGTTTCTTAAATTCTCAATCACGATACTTTCTCTGTAATAATAACGCTCTGTAATAACACTCTGTAATAATGATGTTCTGTAACGAACACTATCAATAAGGGGCTGAAGGCAAAGGCGCCGATTATACAGCAAATTTCGAGCCGGACAGGTTTTTTCGTACGTGGGAGAGTAAAAATAATGGGCCCTGTAAACCAGGACCCATAAAGAGTTAACTTGTTGAATTAATTAATTTTATTAATTATCTCTAAGTTTCAAATCGGCTTCGGTGGCCTGAACAAAACCGTATTTAGCGTAAATGGCTTGCGCATCCGGTGTTGCCAAATAAGCCAAGAACCGAGCCGCATTGTTGGGATTGCGAATATTAGTCAGCTGGCCAATGGCATAGCCCACTTTATCTTGTTTGTTCAGCGGTGCCGGAATGGCCACACCTTCGATATTTCTACCCTCGGAGATGGCGTGCTGCACTTCTGTAGTCCATACAATGCCCACGTGAGCCTGATTGGTTTCTATCCGGTGTGGAGTTTCCCGATGGTGCCGGGCAGTAAACCAAGTCTTTCCGGGGATGGCCCAACATTCCTTACATTCTTTACCACCGGTGACTTTTTCATACAAACCGGCGTCTTTTAACATTTCTGAACCGTAAAATTTGAAAATACCTTCCGTTAACGGATTGGGATGGGATTGCACCAAATCCGCACGTCCCAAATCCTCTACCCCTTTAATATTCTTAGGATTGCCTTTTTTGACCATCAGCTCCAATTTATTGTGAGTGTAAATCATGAATTTGCGCATTCGATTGAGCTTAATGAGTTTGCGTAAGTGATTTTGGTTAACACTGGCAAACAAATCCGGGTTTTGAGAGGTCATTTGCCCGTCAATTTCTCCCTGTTTCAAAATTTGATTCTTTAAAATTTGTCCCGGCGGTATGGTTTCTACATAGACAGAGCGAACTGACGGGTATTTTTTTTGAAAATCCTGGATTAACTCCTGCATTACCATGAACTGGTTTCCGGCCAAATACATGACTAATTCCGCACTATATGAATCGCCTATGTCCCCGTAATCAATTTTCCCATCAACATGAAATGTTCGATAGTCTTTACTGTGACCGGCGTCCTCTTTTTGCTCTTCAGCTTTGGCAGCCTCCTCCGCTGCCAAGGGCAAGCAGAACAGGGTAAAAATTGAAAAAACTACCGGTAATGTCGTTATACGCATTGATTCACCTCCTGAGTTCCATTTAATAAATGGCCTTTCGGTTTTACATCAAAGGCTTGGCACAGATGTCATCTTACGGGACAAACCCATACACCACAATGCTAAATACCCATTTAACCTTTGCATGCACCGAAAACCTAAAGTAAAAATAGTTCACGCCGACAAATTTATGGACCCAAACACAGCTTTATCATTGATTGCAGGATAATCATACAAACACGGATTTTCCAAATTGATTCCAGCAGAGCATTGAGTTATGAAGAACAATACCGCGCAAAAAATGCAACAGCACTGGAACCCGGAACAAGAAACAGCCCTATTGCTCCGACTCGCAATCGCACAAATCAAAGTCACCATGGAAAGCGGCGATGAATCCATCACGGCATTGGCCAACTCGTTCACCATCATGATGGACAACATGCAGGATATCAGCTTAGCTGCACAGGAACTGGAGAATGATATGACTGCCGATATCATCAAGAACGATTGTGCGATGGTATCCGAACGCATTCAGTCTGCTATTATTGCCTTTCAGTTTTACGACAAATTGTCACAACGCTTGGCCCACTTAAGTTTCAGTCTGGACCGCCTATCTGAACTGGTCAGCAACGAAGAACAGTTGCAAGACCCATCCCATTGGAAGGCGCTTCAAGACGCCATACGGGACAAGTACACCTTGGAATCGGACCGCCATTTATTCAATGCAATCGTATCCGGTATAAGCTTGGAAGACGCCGTCAATATGAGCCATGAAGAACCGGAAAAACCGGATGATGATATCGAATTGTTCTAGAGAACTTCTGGAAAAACCTAAAGAAACTTACTGGCCTTGGTAGAAAAAAACAGCGCCGGCAAAGAGACGGGACCGGCGCAACCCTCCATTACCAAAGGAAAGAAAAATTGACGGAAACGGACATCTATGCCGCTTCCGTGTCGAATTGGGTAATTTGCTGCAGCTCACTCGCCACACCCAACCCCGCACTCGTTCCCATACCCGCCACAGGGGTTCCTGTGGCAAAAACAAACACGGGTTTTACAGGGGTGGTCGTCCCGGCCTGCGTTACTTTTTCTATAGAAGTAGTTTGCGGAGCAGCCTCATCATAGGTTGAAATCCCCAGAAAATCGTAAAAAGGGTCCCATGACAACAGGGCTGTGGTATAGAAAAAGATAGACAGTAACGCGAACGAGCCGGGATGATCCACATGGGAGTTAACCGTCAAGGTGAGCAATATGAGTGCACAGCAGATCAGCAGACGACTTACCCGGTCGGCATGACTCAGGTTTGGGCTGGTCTTCATAGGCATCAAAATTTTTACCAAATCAATCATATTGTTCCCATTGTTTCGTTCTAGGCAGCAAAGCCTGGACTTCCCATCGAATACTCCATGTCGTACTGCGTGTGTCCCACGCTCGAAAGAGTTTCAATACACCCTCGTAACCCCAACTCTTTACAACGCAAGCGCGTGAACGGGTGGGAGAGTAGTCTGGCGTCCCGATAGGAAGTCGCTACTAACCGGCTGCCCTCAATCCCTATATAGCAATCCTTATGCCAACTTTATTTTTTGTTAATTATCAATTAGATAGAGCGATATTTGAGTTGAATAACAGGAAAGATCCGAGGTAACTGTCGCCAGATTGCGACAGCCATACAAGAAAGCCAGCCAAGCAAATGATTTTATTGAATTAATTCCTGTCGCTGAGGCGCGACAGATGATATCTACTCATTTTCCATGGTGTCTGTGCGTTTAAAGAAAGCGGGATCGATATTATGGCGATTCAGTAGGCGATAAAACTCGGTACGATTGCGCTTGGCCAATCGTGCAGCCTGGCTCACTTTACCCGAAGTGATTTGCAGTAACTGACACAAATACTGTCGCTCAAAACGACCTCGCGCTTCGGCATAGGACATAATTTCGTGACTGGGATTTTTTAAAGCCCGCTGCACCAACGAAGCAGGAATAATAGGGGTTGTGGTCAAAACGCACACCTGCTCCACCACATTGAGTAACTGCCTTACGTTTCCCGGCCAGGGTGCAGCCACCAGCAGCTCCATTGCTTCGGGGGAAAAAGCGGTGATTTTTTTCTTGGTTTTACTCACCACATTTTTCAAAAAATGCTGCGCTAACAATGGGATATCTTCCCGACGCATATTGAGAGCCGGCAAATCGATGGCTACAACGTTGAGTCGATAATACAAATCCTGACGAAATAAACCGTCCTCCATGGCTTTTTCCAAATCCTTATGGGTTGCGGAAATAACTCTTACATCCACTTCCACATCTTCGCTGCCACCGATGGGACGAACCCGGTTCTCCTGCAATACACGCAATAATTTTGCCTGCAAGGCCAAAGGCATATCGCCTATTTCATCCAGAAGTAAGGTGCCGCCATGGGCCGATAAAAACAAACCTTTATTATCTTTAATAGCGCCGGTAAAGGAGCCTTTACGATGCCCGAACAACTCTGACTCCAACAAAGCCTCGGGGATGGCACTGCAGTTTATTGCCACAAAGGGCTGATTGCGCCTCGGACTGGCCTTATGCAACGCATCGGCGATTAATTCTTTACCGGATCCACTGGGACCGTTAATAAATACACTGATGTTCTCCTGTGCAATCATACGCACTTGGCGCAGTATGTCCTCCATCGCCGGACTGCGGGTAACAATAGCATCGCGCCAGGAAGTATCACCGTCTTCTTCATCGGGCTTGATCACCGCAGACAGCTGTAAAGCCTTGTCGACTTTTTCAATGAGTTCCTTGCCGTCAAAAGGCTTGGAAAGAAAACTAAACACACCCCGGTTAGTAGCTTCCACCGCCTCGGGAATGGTGCCGTGCGCAGTTAATATGATGACAGGCAAGGAAGGATTCATTTCATGGATCACATCAAACAACTCCAAGCCGTCCATACCATCCATGCGCAAATCGGTAATCACCACATCGGGACGCACCACTGCCAATTTGGCGATGGCCTTCTCCGCACTCTCAACCGCATTGACTTCGTAACCGGCCGACTGCATTCTGATGGACATTAACCGCAACAAATCCGGGTCGTCGTCCACTAATAGGGTTTTGCCTCGAATCACTGTGCTGCTTCCTCTGGTTGATTTTGGCGTTGACTGATACTCTCCTCAATGGATTTCAAAGCCTCGAGTTTTTGTTCCAATTGCAACCTGAGCTGCTGTTCGTGACGCAATTTACGTCGTAAGTTGGTGGACTCCAGCTGGAATTTGGCTTTCTTGTCAATATCTTCCAGTAACACAAAAGCATATTCCCGCAGCGTTGGAGCATGTTCTTCACT harbors:
- the typA gene encoding translational GTPase TypA is translated as MIENLRNIAIIAHVDHGKTTLVDKLLQQSGTLVSRGETQERVMDSNDLEKERGITILSKNTAIKWRDYRINIVDTPGHADFGGEVERVLSMVDSVLLLVDAVEGPMPQTRFVTQKALEHGLKPIVVINKIDRPGARPDWVLDQTFDLFDRLGANDDQLDFPVVYASGLNGFAGYDADVKEGDMTPIFETIVQKVQAPQVDLDGPLQIQVSSLDYNSYVGVIGIGRINRGRVKTNTPVTIIDRDGKTRNGRVLQIFGFLGLERVEIPEAQGGDIIAFTGIERLGISDTLCSPNAVEALPPLTVDEPTVSMTFQVNNSPFAGKDGKFLTSRQIRERLDRELVHNVALRVNSTDDPDKFKVSGRGELHLSILIENMRREGYELGVSRPEVILKQVGEEIHEPYEQLTVDVEELHQGAVMEKLGERGGELKDMVPDGRGRVRLDYIIPSRGLIGFRTEFLTATQGTGLLYNVFDHYGPQKKGNIGQRINGVLIANSQGKALGYALFNLQERGRLFIGHGAEVYEGMIIGIHSRDNDLVVNPLKAKQLTNIRAAGTDENIILTPPIVLTLEQALEFIDDDELVEVTPRNIRIRKKLLLEHERKRASRAVTGS
- a CDS encoding substrate-binding domain-containing protein, with the translated sequence MRITTLPVVFSIFTLFCLPLAAEEAAKAEEQKEDAGHSKDYRTFHVDGKIDYGDIGDSYSAELVMYLAGNQFMVMQELIQDFQKKYPSVRSVYVETIPPGQILKNQILKQGEIDGQMTSQNPDLFASVNQNHLRKLIKLNRMRKFMIYTHNKLELMVKKGNPKNIKGVEDLGRADLVQSHPNPLTEGIFKFYGSEMLKDAGLYEKVTGGKECKECWAIPGKTWFTARHHRETPHRIETNQAHVGIVWTTEVQHAISEGRNIEGVAIPAPLNKQDKVGYAIGQLTNIRNPNNAARFLAYLATPDAQAIYAKYGFVQATEADLKLRDN
- a CDS encoding DUF2892 domain-containing protein, which translates into the protein MIDLVKILMPMKTSPNLSHADRVSRLLICCALILLTLTVNSHVDHPGSFALLSIFFYTTALLSWDPFYDFLGISTYDEAAPQTTSIEKVTQAGTTTPVKPVFVFATGTPVAGMGTSAGLGVASELQQITQFDTEAA
- a CDS encoding sigma 54-interacting transcriptional regulator: MIRGKTLLVDDDPDLLRLMSIRMQSAGYEVNAVESAEKAIAKLAVVRPDVVITDLRMDGMDGLELFDVIHEMNPSLPVIILTAHGTIPEAVEATNRGVFSFLSKPFDGKELIEKVDKALQLSAVIKPDEEDGDTSWRDAIVTRSPAMEDILRQVRMIAQENISVFINGPSGSGKELIADALHKASPRRNQPFVAINCSAIPEALLESELFGHRKGSFTGAIKDNKGLFLSAHGGTLLLDEIGDMPLALQAKLLRVLQENRVRPIGGSEDVEVDVRVISATHKDLEKAMEDGLFRQDLYYRLNVVAIDLPALNMRREDIPLLAQHFLKNVVSKTKKKITAFSPEAMELLVAAPWPGNVRQLLNVVEQVCVLTTTPIIPASLVQRALKNPSHEIMSYAEARGRFERQYLCQLLQITSGKVSQAARLAKRNRTEFYRLLNRHNIDPAFFKRTDTMENE